The DNA region GGTGTCGATGAAGGCGTGGGCGAGCTCGGGGCTGGGGCCGCCCTTCACCTTGGCCAAGCCGCTCGGCAGGCTGAACGACCCCTCCTTCGGCTTGGCCATGTCGACCGGTGCGCCCTGGCTCTTCCGCAACAGCACGTACGACCCGATCTCGCCGGGGATCACCCACCCTTCTCCCTGCTCGAGGAGGTTATGGGCCTGGGTCGGGTTGGTGTAGATGTTGAGCAGGTTGGGCTTGAGGGCCGCCAGCTTCTTGAACGCCGCGTCCAGATCGTACTGCGCCTCCCGGAGCGGCTTGCCGG from Candidatus Methylomirabilota bacterium includes:
- a CDS encoding extracellular solute-binding protein, giving the protein TWAELWEAKYRKKVLLPHMGLTSAVNVLTVAAHLATGKPLREAQYDLDAAFKKLAALKPNLLNIYTNPTQAHNLLEQGEGWVIPGEIGSYVLLRKSQGAPVDMAKPKEGSFSLPSGLAKVKGGPSPELAHAFIDTMLDVPAQRLWAERFFDSPANPATPVGPDIVSPAEMFATDWEFVSKNRKAWIERFDREIAA